The Phocoena sinus isolate mPhoSin1 chromosome 8, mPhoSin1.pri, whole genome shotgun sequence nucleotide sequence GCCCCTGAAACAGTCCCTGGGGAGCTCCCTGTGCCGCGAGTCGCACTGGAAGTGCCTGCTTCTCACGCTGCTCATCCACGCCTGCGGCGCCGTGGTAGCCTGGTGTCGCCTGGCCACGGTGCCACGGCTGATCCTGGGGCCCGAGGCGGCCCTGgcccagggggctgggggcccgCCACCCACCTACCCAGCCAGCCCCTGTTCGGATGGCTACCTGTACATCCCACTGGCCTTTGTCTCCCTCCTCTACCTCCTCTACCTGGCCGAGTGCTGGCACTGTCACGTGCGCTCCTGCCAGGCGCCGCGCACCGACGCCAACACGGTGCTCGCCCTGATCCGCCGGCTGCAGCAGGCGCCGCCCTGCGTCTGGTGGAAGGCCACCAGCTACCACTACGTGCGGCGCACCCGCCAGATCACCCGCTACCGCAACGGCGACGCCTACACCACCACGCAGGTCTACCACGAGAGGGCCGACAGCCGCTCGGCTCGGGGCGAGTTTGACTACTCGGCCCACGGCGTCCGCGACGTCTCCAAGGAGCTCGTGGGCCTGGCCGACCACGCGGCCACACGGCTGCGCTTCACCAAGTGCTTCAGCTTCGGCAGCGCTGAGGCCGAGGCCTCGTACCTCACGCAGCGGGCCCGCTTCTTCAGCGCCAACGAGGGCCTGGATGACTACCTGGAGGCCCGGGAGGGCATGCACCTGAAGGACGTGGACTTCCGCGAGTCCCTCATGGTCTTCGCCGACCCTCGCAGCCCG carries:
- the TMEM151A gene encoding transmembrane protein 151A, yielding MPEGGGGGDGGEVPALIPDGEPLREEQRPLKQSLGSSLCRESHWKCLLLTLLIHACGAVVAWCRLATVPRLILGPEAALAQGAGGPPPTYPASPCSDGYLYIPLAFVSLLYLLYLAECWHCHVRSCQAPRTDANTVLALIRRLQQAPPCVWWKATSYHYVRRTRQITRYRNGDAYTTTQVYHERADSRSARGEFDYSAHGVRDVSKELVGLADHAATRLRFTKCFSFGSAEAEASYLTQRARFFSANEGLDDYLEAREGMHLKDVDFRESLMVFADPRSPPWYARAWVFWLVSAATLSWPLRVVAAYGTAHVHYQVEKLFGASSPAPGAGPSGPPLSRVATVDFTELEWHICSNRQLVPSYSEAVVMDASSGAYLRGCQRCRRSVSSNSLPPARPSGPRLPFSRSRLSLGAGGRATPGVFRSLSGGPLGRRGEDTEPLESPPCYEDALYFPVLIVHGDSGCQGDGQGAL